CCAGTCTTCGGCCCGACTGCCCGGCTCTCGCGTGCTGGAGGACCGCTTCCACGCCACCTTCATAGCGATGGTGGTCCCTAAAGGCCAGGCTGGACGGCTTGCCTACTTCAGCGACTTCATCGAAGAGGCCAAGGCGTCGGGGTTGGTGCAGCGGGCAATCGAGCGTGCTGGCTTGCGCGGGGTTCAGGTAGCACCTGCGGGAAATCCAAGCACCCAGTAGCAGCCCGAGGTGGCAAGGTTCAGCCTCCACATGAAGCGCCTGGGGGTAGACAAGCACAAGACCTGTTCCTGGCAGGGGAGTTCCAGAAGCGCAGCCATGCCCCCCTGAGGCACCAGATGGTGATTGGTGAGCGCACACCCTCCACTATCGCTACGGCCCGACCCACCTAACCAGGGACCACCGCTTGCGTCAGGCGCGCCCCTTCTGCGATAGTCGCCCGGGGGCAGGCATGGAGGGATGGCGGGCGGTGGCTCTCGCGGGGGCCCTGGGACTCCTGGCCGGGTGCGAGGACGGCGTGGAGCGGCACTTCCTCTACTTCCCGATGGGGGAGCTCGAGGCGACCCCGGCGACCTACGATCTCCCCTTCGAGGAGGTCCGGTTCCAGGCCGCGGACGGCGCCCGGCTCCACGGGTGGTTCGTCCCCGCCCGGGGGGCCCGGGCGACGCTCCTGTGGCTCCACGGCAACGCCGGGAACATCAGCCACAGGGTCCATAACCTCCGCCTCTTCCACGACGCCCTCGGCATCAACGTCTTCCTCTTTGACTACCGGGGATACGGCCTGAGCGAGGGCCGCCCGTCGGAGGCGGGGCTCCTGCAGGACGCCGAGGCGGCCTGGCGTGTCCTGCAGGCCCGTCGCGATGTGGATCCGCGCGCCATCGTCCTCTTCGGCCGCTCCCTCGGGGCGGCGGTGGCGGCCGAGCTGGCGGCCCGCGTCCAGCCCGCCGCCCTCATCCTGGAGACCCCCTTCACCAGCCTCCTGGACATGGCGCGCCACCACTACTGGTTCCTCCCGGTCCGGTGGCTCGTCCGGTCGCGCTATGACACGCTGGGGGCGGTCCGCCGCGTGCGCGTCCCGGTCCTGGTCTTGCATGGGGATGCGGACGAGATCGTACCCTTCGACATGGGGGAGCAGGTATTCGCGGCGGCGCCCGAGCCCAAGACCTTTTACCGCATCCCAGGGGCGAGCCACAATGATACCTACCTGGTGGGGGGCAAGCCGTACCTCGAGGCCTTCCGGGCCTTTCTTGCGACCGCCTTCCCGGACAGCCGGGTTCCAGGTTGATTTCGGCCGGGGCGTTCGGGTAGAATCCGGGAGTTTTCTCCGATCCCATCAGGCGTTGCGTGCAGAGGAGGGGGAGTCGTGGCCGGGCAGCGGACTCTCACGGGCTGGGGCCTCATCCTCGGGGGGAGCAGCGGGTTCGGCGAGGCGACGGCCCTGGCGCTGGCCGGGGCCGGGATGGATATCTTCGGGGTCCACCTGGACCGCAAGGCGACCCTCCCCAACGTGGAGCGGATCCAGGGAGAGATCCGGGCGGCGGGGCGCCAGGCAGCTTTCTTCAACATGAACGCTTCCGACCCCGAGCAGCGGAAGGAAGCGCTGGATACCATGGAGAAGACCTTGGCGGAGCGAGGCGAGCCGGGCGCCATCCGGGTCCTCCTCCACTCCCTCGCCTTCGGGACGCTCAAGCCCTTCGTCGCCCCCGACGCCAAGGATGCCATGACCCAGGCGCAGATGGACATGACGCTGGACGTGATGGCCCACAGCCTCGTCTACTGGGTGCAGGATCTGGTCGCGCGGGGCCTGATGCGGCAGGGGGGGAAGATCTTCGCCATGACCTCCTCGGGCGGGACCCGGGTCTTCCCGACCTACGGGGCGGTCTCGGCGGCCAAGGCGGCGCTGGAGTCCCACATCCGGCAGCTCGCCCTGGAGCTGGCCCCCCTCGGCATCACGGCCAACGCCATCCGCGCGGGGGTGACCGACACCCCGGCGCTGCGCAAGATCCCCGGCCACGAGAAGATGCTCGAGCTCGCCCGGGAGGGGAACCCGCACCGCCGCCTCACGACGCCGGCCGACGTGGCCAGCGCCATTGCGGTCCTCTGCCAACCGGGGACGCACTGGGTGACCGGCAACACGATCGGGGTGGATGGCGGCGAGGACGTGGTCGCCTAGCGCGCAACGGAGGGAACGCGTGAGCGAGGTGAGCGAAGCGGGTCAAGGGCGCCGCCGGGCGGCCCGCGTGGTCGGCCTGGCGGCGGTGACGGGGCTGCTCCTCGGGGCGGGGAGCGAGGCGGCCCCCCTCGGCGTGGCGGAGCGGCCCCCCTATCTACGGGCCGAAGCGGCCCTCGTCCTGGACCTGGTCAGCGGGGAGGTCCTCTTCAGCAAGAACCCTGAGAGCGCCCTGGCCCCCGCCAGCCTCACGAAGCTCATGACGCTCTACCTGGCCCTCGAGGATGTGGCCGCGGGCCGGGTGAACCTGGAGGACGAGGTGCCGGTCAGCCCCCGGGCCGCCCGGACCCGCTCCTCCCGCGTGCCGCTCCGGGCGGGCGAGCATGTCCCCCTCGCAACGCTCCTCGAGGCGATGACGGTCATCTCGGCCAACGACGCCAGCGTGGCCGTCGCCGAGTATCTGGCGGGCACGGAGGAGGACTTCGTTGCCCGGATGAACCACCGGGCCTGGGAGCTGGGCCTGACCGAGACACACTTCACCAACCCCCACGGCCTCCCCTCCCCCGACCAGCGGAGCAGCGCGTGGGACATGGCTGCCCTCGCTATTCGGCTCTTCGAGGACTACCCCCTCGCCCTGGACTTCCTCTCGCGCCGGAGCTTCCACCACCGGCGCATCAGCCGCAACCGATCCCTCGGCCTGCTGGAGCGGGCCTTCGCGATTGAGTGCGTCAAGACGGCCTGGACCCGGGAGGCCGGCTTCGGTCTCGTCGCGACCGCCCGGCACGAGGACCGCTACCTGCTGGTGGTGATCCTGAAAGCCCGGAACCGGTACCAGCGGGAGCTGGCGGCCCGGACCCTCCTGCACTATGGCTTCCCCCGGGCGGCCCGGGAGCACCCGGTTCCCGTCACGCCGGCCTCTCCCCTCCCCGATCCCCGCACGGCTTCGCCCGTCCCCACCCCCTCGGAAAACGGGAGCGTCTTCTAGCCTCCGGTGGGCCCGTCGGTCTCGCGGGGCGGCTCTCCCTCCCGCTGAGGCTGCCCCCCTCCTGACGCGGTAAAGAGGAGCGCCGCCCCAGCCAGCAGTGCCCCTGCCAGCCCTGCCGCGCGGAAACCCGCGGCCTCCGCGACGGCCGTGAGCCCGACGGGGCCCGCCACGAACCCCGCGTCCACGACGAACCGATACCAGCCCAGCCGGCGGCCGGTCAGACCCCCCGGCAGCCGATCCGCGAGAAGCAGGGGCGGCATCATCCAGGCGGCGAAGGCGACCCCCAGGAGGAGGCCGGCCAGGAGGTAGCCCGGGGCGCCGCTGGTCAACGGTACGAGGGCGC
The sequence above is a segment of the Candidatus Methylomirabilis sp. genome. Coding sequences within it:
- a CDS encoding alpha/beta hydrolase; translated protein: MEGWRAVALAGALGLLAGCEDGVERHFLYFPMGELEATPATYDLPFEEVRFQAADGARLHGWFVPARGARATLLWLHGNAGNISHRVHNLRLFHDALGINVFLFDYRGYGLSEGRPSEAGLLQDAEAAWRVLQARRDVDPRAIVLFGRSLGAAVAAELAARVQPAALILETPFTSLLDMARHHYWFLPVRWLVRSRYDTLGAVRRVRVPVLVLHGDADEIVPFDMGEQVFAAAPEPKTFYRIPGASHNDTYLVGGKPYLEAFRAFLATAFPDSRVPG
- a CDS encoding SDR family oxidoreductase; the encoded protein is MAGQRTLTGWGLILGGSSGFGEATALALAGAGMDIFGVHLDRKATLPNVERIQGEIRAAGRQAAFFNMNASDPEQRKEALDTMEKTLAERGEPGAIRVLLHSLAFGTLKPFVAPDAKDAMTQAQMDMTLDVMAHSLVYWVQDLVARGLMRQGGKIFAMTSSGGTRVFPTYGAVSAAKAALESHIRQLALELAPLGITANAIRAGVTDTPALRKIPGHEKMLELAREGNPHRRLTTPADVASAIAVLCQPGTHWVTGNTIGVDGGEDVVA
- a CDS encoding D-alanyl-D-alanine carboxypeptidase family protein — protein: MSEVSEAGQGRRRAARVVGLAAVTGLLLGAGSEAAPLGVAERPPYLRAEAALVLDLVSGEVLFSKNPESALAPASLTKLMTLYLALEDVAAGRVNLEDEVPVSPRAARTRSSRVPLRAGEHVPLATLLEAMTVISANDASVAVAEYLAGTEEDFVARMNHRAWELGLTETHFTNPHGLPSPDQRSSAWDMAALAIRLFEDYPLALDFLSRRSFHHRRISRNRSLGLLERAFAIECVKTAWTREAGFGLVATARHEDRYLLVVILKARNRYQRELAARTLLHYGFPRAAREHPVPVTPASPLPDPRTASPVPTPSENGSVF
- a CDS encoding MFS transporter; the protein is TFTLAAGWAGTLSTLFPLYGARALGLSADAIGQAVGLAFLADILGLTVAGWAADRLGRLAVLLPALGCLALGSALVPLTSGAPGYLLAGLLLGVAFAAWMMPPLLLADRLPGGLTGRRLGWYRFVVDAGFVAGPVGLTAVAEAAGFRAAGLAGALLAGAALLFTASGGGQPQREGEPPRETDGPTGG